A genomic window from Misgurnus anguillicaudatus unplaced genomic scaffold, ASM2758022v2 HiC_scaffold_29, whole genome shotgun sequence includes:
- the LOC129421572 gene encoding tetraspanin-1 encodes MGCFGFLKTMMILFNGIIFLAGAAILGVGIWVKVDNGSVLSFLQGISAGQSQLGQVLNVGYLLIAVGAVLLILGFLGCCGAVRESRCMLLLFFVIILIVFIAEVAGAIVLLVFKPLANDLIKQAGDEAVKNIKTDFGKNKDITGLWNSTMTTLKCCGFNNYTDFTGSPFENGTGIYPTQCCRSSPCSGTTASNTDVPGCFTALKKLVDDNAVVIIAVALGIAALELAAMIVSMTLYCHIGSKRG; translated from the exons atgggCTGCTTTGGATTTTTGAAAACGATGATGATTCTCTTCAATGGGATCATCTTT CTGGCAGGAGCGGCTATTTTGGGCGTGGGCATCTGGGTGAAGGTGGACAACGGATCTGTCTTGAGTTTTCTGCAGGGCATATCGGCAGGTCAGAGTCAGCTGGGTCAGGTTCTGAACGTGGGCTATCTTCTGATCGCAGTGGGCGCTGTGCTCCTCATCCTGGGCTTCCTGGGTTGCTGCGGAGCTGTGCGAGAGAGCAGGTGTATGTTGCTGCTG TTCTTTGTCATTATTCTGATCGTGTTTATTGCTGAAGTCGCTGGAGCGATTGTTTTGCTTGTCTTCAAACCTCTG GCAAATGACCTAATAAAACAGGCTGGAGATGAAGCtgtgaaaaacatcaagacAGACTTTGGTAAAAACAAAGATATCACAGGATTGTGGAACTCAACTATGACAACG CTCAAGTGCTGTGGATTCAACAACTACACAGATTTTACAGGTTCCCCTTTTGAAAATGGGACGGGTATTTACCCAACCCAGTGCTGTAGGTCATCACCATGCAGTGGGACGACAGCCTCTAACACG GATGTTCCAGGTTGTTTTACAGCACTGAAGAAGCTGGTCGATGACAATGCTGTCGTTATTATAGCTGTGGCATTGGGCATCGCTGCTCTTGAG